In Paroedura picta isolate Pp20150507F chromosome 1, Ppicta_v3.0, whole genome shotgun sequence, the following are encoded in one genomic region:
- the RAB23 gene encoding ras-related protein Rab-23 yields the protein MLEEDMEVAIKVVVVGNGAVGKSSMIQRYCKGIFTKDYKKTIGVDFLERQIQVHDEDVRLMLWDTAGQEEFDAITKAYYRGAQACVLVFSTIDRESFEAIPNWKEKVVSEVGELPTVLVQNKIDLLDDSCIKNEEAEALAKKLKLRFYRTSVKEDLNVTEVFRYLAEKYLQRLKQQTAENSEVVHTSSNKIGVFNTAGGSHSGQNSSMLNGGDVINLRPNKQRTKKNRSPFSNCSIP from the exons ATGTTGGAAGAAGATATGGAAGTGGCCatcaaggtggtggtggtggggaatggagCTGTTGGGAAGTCCAGTATGATCCAGAGATACTGCAAAGGAATTTTTACAAAAGACTACAAGAAGACTATTGGAGTTGATTTCCTGGAAAGGCAAATTCA AGTCCATGATGAAGATGTCCGATTAATGCTGTGGGACACAGCAGGACAAGAAGAATTTGATGCAATTACAAAAGCTTATTATAGAG GAGCCCAGGCTTGTGTGCTTGTATTTTCCACCATTGATAGAGAGTCTTTTGAAGCAATTCCTAACTGGAAGGAGAAAGTTGTATCTGAAGTTGGAGAGTTACCTACAGTTCTTGTTCAGAACAAGATTGACCTCCTAGATGATTCTTGTATAAAGAA TGAAGAAGCTGAGGCATTGGCAAAAAAACTAAAATTAAGATTCTACCGAACATCTGTAAAGGAAGATTTAAATGTAACAGAAG TTTTCAGGTATTTGGCTGAGAAGTATCTTCAAAGACTCAAACAACAAACAGCTGAAAATTCAGAAGTAGTACATACGAGTAGTAACAAAATTG GTGTTTTCAACACAGCCGGCGGAAGTCACTCTGGCCAGAATTCTAGCATGCTTAATGGTGGTGACGTCATCAACCTTAGGCCTAACAAGCAACGTACCAAGAAGAACAGAAGCCCTTTTAGCAACTGTAGCATACCCTAA